The following are encoded in a window of Armigeres subalbatus isolate Guangzhou_Male unplaced genomic scaffold, GZ_Asu_2 Contig344, whole genome shotgun sequence genomic DNA:
- the LOC134204019 gene encoding uncharacterized protein LOC134204019, which produces MQLRGSKELCTRIVLTRLSSGAEYKDLLLVNLLTNRLDPVTRRVCEEFSSTKEQDTLEDLTEFLQRRIRVLESLPTKAAESRGAQSWQQQPQRQRQSTAKTSYSTMQSSSGARCVACKESHYLHQCGVFQRMSVTDRDALLKTHFLCRNCFRVGHLSKECQSKFNCKNCKGRHHTLVCFRSEKDSSAKVAAVARGNHPSIPKESSGVNEASGSGSSQVVNMTATDISVSGAAQQYSSQVLLATAVIVVEDDQGGRFPARALLDSGSESNFITERLSQRMKTQREKVDISVRGIGQAGTKVKYKIQAVVRSRVSPFSQAMDFLVLPNVTVNLPTATMRTEGWSIPPGNKLADPAFFESSRLDLVLGIESFFDFFETGQRINLGNQLPTLNESVFGWVVCGGLSNSHQDLHITCNASATEKLESLVARFWSSEEVGSVKVLSQEEKRCEDLFQNTVQRNPDGRYTVTLPKEEGAIQRLGESKDIAIRRLQGTERRLARNANLHKSYHNFMEEYESMGHMEKVEGAALTTKQRCFLPHHPVFKEDSTTTKVRVVFDASCSTSSGVSLNDVLLTGPVIQDDLRSIIMRSRTKRVMLVSDVEKMFRQIWVNLEDRALQCILWCSDSEDSSSVYELKTVTYACGGWRNIISLGSRAASEDTYMDDVITGADTVEETCELRKQLSDMMEEGGFRLRKKFSDSSGDGIILDPDPSIKTLGLIWMPKSDQLKFSFNIPPVRPRQQYSKREVLSIIATLFDPLGLLGAAITSAKIVMQLLWKYRDDDDRALDWDQPIPSTVYFWTDSTCVLRWIKALPTTWTTYSANRVSKIQTLTNPEQWRHVPGIENPADLISRGLMPQEIMHNDFWWHGPRWLEKQPENWPESSELSSGAEAEKEKRHTAVACMNSSVEEFNEWYLGRSSSYIELVRRTAYWLRYLNLLRTPRDHRNPPKFLTTAELKGAEINLVWRVQQEFFVEEWKALSKGDSVPSRSPLRWFSPYISEDQVIRVGGRLAHSKETEDTKHPMVLPARHQLTRLILRYFHEKLLHAGPQLLLATVRLRFWPLGGRSVVRSVVHQCMKCFRAKPSSIEQFMGELPAPRVTVSRPFSQTGVDYCGPFFVRPAPRRPVVKMYVAVFICLCTKAVHLELVSDLTTDRFIQALRRFSARRGKCEDLYSDNGTNFVGARNKLKELDELRDTARNKGHDGILTRRVLLILEAYGRPRYGPPRFIL; this is translated from the exons ATGCAG TTGAGGGGTTCGAAAGAATTGTGCACACGAATTGTGTTGACCAGGTTGTCGAGCGGAGCGGAGTACAAGGATCTCCTGCTAGTCAATCTTCTCACCAATCGTTTGGACCCGGTGACCCGCCGAGTTTGCGAGGAGTTTTCATCCACGAAGGAGCAGGATACTTTGGAGGATCTGACGGAGTTTCTGCAGCGAAGGATTCGTGTTCTCGAGTCGCTTCCAACGAAGGCGGCTGAGTCTAGGGGTGCTCAATCGTGGCAGCAACAACCTCAGAGGCAGAGGCAGTCCACAGCGAAGACCAGTTACAGCACGATGCAGTCATCGTCAGGAGCACGATGTGTGGCATGTAAGGAGAGCCACTACCTCCATCAATGTGGCGTGTTCCAACGGATGTCGGTGACTGACAGAGATGCCCTGCTGAAAACCCACTTCCTCTGCAGGAATTGTTTCCGAGTGGGTCATTTGTCCAAGGAGTGCCAGTCCAAGTTCAATTGCAAGAATTGTAAGGGTCGTCACCACACTTTGGTGTGTTTCAGGTCGGAGAAGGATAGTTCTGCAAAGGTCGCAGCGGTTGCTAGGGGCAACCATCCTTCAATCCCAAAGGAGTCCTCCGGAGTCAACGAAGCTTCTGGTTCGGGTTCCTCTCAGGTGGTCAATATGACGGCCACCGACATTTCGGTTTCTGGTGCGGCTCAACAATATTCTTCGCAAGTTTTGCTGGCAACTGCGGTCATCGTCGTGGAAGATGATCAAGGTGGAAGGTTTCCTGCTCGCGCTTTACTGGATTCGGGCTCAGAGAGCAACTTCATCACGGAGCGACTGAGTCAACGGATGAAGACCCAAAGAGAAAAGGTGGATATATCGGTGCGAGGAATCGGTCAAGCAGGAACCAAggtcaaatacaaaatacaagcGGTGGTGCGGTCGCGAGTGTCTCCTTTCTCGCAAGCAATGGACTTTCTCGTTCTTCCCAACGTAACGGTGAATCTGCCAACTGCTACAATGCGCACGGAAGGTTGGTCGATACCCCCAGGAAACAAACTGGCAGATCCCGCTTTCTTCGAGTCCAGTAGACTGGACTTGGTACTCggtatcgaatcatttttcgatttcttcgaaacCGGTCAAAGAATTAACCTAGGCAACCAATTGCCGACGCTGAACGAATCGGTTTTCGGATGGGTGGTGTGTGGAGGTTTATCCAATTCACATCAGGATCTGCACATTACCTGCAACGCTTCCGCAACAGAGAAACTAGAATCTCTAGTTGCCAGGTTCTGGTCTAGCGAAGAGGTTGGTTCGGTCAAGGTACTCTCACAGGAGGAAAAACGATGTGAGGACCTATTCCAAAATACAGTCCAACGGAATCCCGATGGCAGGTACACGGTTACACTCCCGAAGGAGGAAGGCGCTATTCAACGGTTGGGCGAATCCAAGGACATTGCGATCCGGCGTCTTCAAGGTACGGAGCGACGGCTGGCGAGAAATGCCAACTTGCACAAAAGCTACCACAATTTCATGGAGGAATACGAGTCGATGGGGCACATGGAGAAGGTCGAAGGGGCGGCCTTAACAACAAAACAGCGGTGTTTTCTACCGCATCATCCCGTTTTCAAGGAGGACAGCACTACTACTAAGGTCAGGGTGGTGTTCGATGCCTCTTGCTCAACATCGTCCGGCGTATCGCTCAACGACGTGCTGCTGACTGGACCGGTAATACAGGATGATCTCAGATCAATCATTATGCGAAGCCGTACCAAGCGAGTCATGCTCGTTTCTGACGTTGAGAAGATGTTTCGGCAGATTTGGGTTAACCTGGAGGATAGGGCTTTGCAGTGTATCCTGTGGTGCTCAGATTCTGAAGACAGCAGCAGTGTATATGAATTGAAGACCGTTACGTACG CTTGCGGTGGATGGAGAAATATCATATCCCTCGGATCACGTGCGGCGAGTGAAGACACCTATATGGATGATGTTATCACGGGAGCAGACACGGTGGAAGAAACCTGTGAGTTGCGGAAACAGCTGAGTGATATGATGGAAGAAGGCGGTTTTAGACTCAGAAA AAAGTTTAGCGATTCAAGCGGGGACGGAATCATCTTGGACCCGGATCCGTCCATCAAAACCCTCGGGCTTATCTGGATGCCGAAGAGTGATCAGCTGAAATTCAGCTTCAACATTCCTCCGGTGCGACCAAGGCAGCAGTACAGTAAAAGGGAGGTACTCTCGATTATAGCTACGCTATTCGACCCTTTGGGGTTACTCGGAGCCGCAATCACATCTGCTAAAATTGTGATGCAGCTGCTGTGGAAATATAGGGACGACGACGATCGTGCGCTGGACTGGGACCAGCCCATACCTTCGACG GTGTATTTTTGGACAGACTCTACCTGTGTCCTGCGTTGGATCAAGGCCTTACCGACAACCTGGACTACGTACAGTGCTAATCGAGTGTCAAAAATCCAGACGCTCACAAATCCAGAACAGTGGAGGCACGTTCCAGGAATAGAAAATCCGGCCGATCTTATTTCGAGAGGCCTCATGCCGCAAGAGATCATGCACAACGATTTCTGGTGGCATGGACCGAGATGGCTGGAGAAGCAACCCGAAAATTGGCCAGAATCTTCAGAGCTATCAAGCGGAGCTGAAGCGGAGAAGGAAAAGAGACATACAGCTGTCGCATGTATGAACTCATCAGTCGAGGAGTTTAACGAATGGTACCTAGGACGATCCTCATCGTACATCGAGCTCGTCAGGCGAACTGCCTATTGGTTACGGTACCTGAATCTGCTGCGAACACCACGAGATCATAGGAATCCACCGAAGTTCCTCACAACAGCGGAGCTGAAGGGAGCAGAAATCAACTTGGTATGGAGAGTTCAGCAGGAATTTTTCGTGGAGGAATGGAAGGCACTGTCCAAAGGAGACTCTGTTCCGAGTAGGTCGCCACTGCGTTGGTTTAGCCCGTACATATCAGAGGATCAGGTTATTAGAGTAGGAGGACGACTAGCGCATTCGAAAGAGACAGAGGATACGAAGCACCCGATGGTTTTACCAGCACGCCATCAGCTTACAAGGCTGATTCTAcgttatttccatgaaaaattacTGCATGCGGGGCCGCAGTTATTATTGGCTACTGTTCGATTACGTTTCTGGCCGCTTGGAGGAAGAAGCGTGGTTCGAAGCGTAGTACATCAATGCATGAAGTGCTTTCGGGCGAAGCCATCATCAATCGAGCAGTTTATGGGAGAGCTGCCAGCGCCACGTGTTACCGTATCCCGACCGTTTTCTCAGACCGGCGTAGATTATTGTGGGCCATTTTTTGTCCGGCCAGCACCTCGCCGCCCAGTGGTAAAAATGTATGTCGCTGTGTTCATTTGCTTGTGTACCAAGGCGGTGCATCTCGAACTTGTTTCGGACCTGACTACTGACAGGTTCATCCAAGCCCTGCGTCGATTCTCGGCCAGAAGAGGAAAATGCGAAGATTTGTACTCCGACAATGGCACAAACTTCGTTGGAGCGCGGAACAAGTTGAAGGAATTGGACGAGCTACGAGACACTGCTCGGAACAAGGGACACGATGGCATTTTAACCCGCCGAGTGCTCCTCATTTTGGAGGCCTATGGGAGGCCGCGGTACGGTCCGCCAAGATTCATCTTGTGA